Proteins from a single region of Ananas comosus cultivar F153 linkage group 3, ASM154086v1, whole genome shotgun sequence:
- the LOC109708280 gene encoding probable aquaporin NIP5-1 isoform X1, protein MAEATENGTPNRSVPPTPGTPGTPGAPLFAGGRVDSLSYDRKSMPRCNECLPVDYSWAGPRTCLTDFPRPDVSLTRKLGAEFVGTFILIFGATAAPIVNQKYNGAETLIGNAACAGLAVMIVILSTGHISGAHLNPSLTIAFATLRHFPWVQVPAYIAAQVSASICASFALKGIYHPFLSGGVTVPSVSTTQAFFIEFVITFNLLFVVTAVATDTRAVGELAGIAVGATVMLNILIAGPSSGGSMNPVRTLGPAVAAGNYKQIWIYLAAPTAGAITGAAVYTAVKLRDENGETVRPVRSFRR, encoded by the exons ATGGCGGAGGCGACGGAGAACGGCACGCCGAACAGGTCGGTGCCGCCGACGCCGGGCACGCCGGGCACGCCGGGCGCGCCGCTGTTCGCGGGGGGGCGCGTCGACTCGCTCTCGTACGACCGCAAGTCGATGCCGCGGTGCAACGAGTGCCTGCCCGTCGACTACTCCTGGGCCGGCCCCCGCACGTGCCTCACCGACTTCCCCAGGCCCGACGTATCCCTCACTCGCAAG TTAGGAGCTGAGTTCGTGGGCACCTTCATCCTCATCTTCGGAGCGACGGCGGCGCCGATCGTGAACCAGAAGTACAACGGCGCGGAGACGCTGATCGGCAATGCCGCGTGCGCGGGGCTCGCCGTCATGATCGTCATTCTCTCGACGGGCCACATCTCGGGCGCCCACCTGAACCCCTCGCTCACCATCGCCTTCGCGACGCTCCGCCACTTCCCCTGGGTGCAGGTCCCCGCGTACATCGCCGCGCAGGTGTCGGCCTCCATATGCGCCTCGTTCGCCCTCAAGGGCATCTACCATCCCTTTCTCTCCGGCGGCGTTACCGTCCCCTCCGTCAGCACCACCCAAGCTTTCTTTATCGAGTTCGTCATCACCTTCAATCTCCTTTTCGTCGTCACCGCCGTCGCCACCGATACTCGTGCG GTAGGGGAATTAGCTGGAATAGCGGTGGGAGCAACTGTGATGCTTAACATACTTATCGCGGG GCCATCGAGTGGGGGATCAATGAATCCGGTGAGAACATTAGGGCCCGCGGTGGCCGCGGGGAACTACAAGCAGATATGGATATACCTGGCGGCCCCGACAGCAGGTGCAATCACTGGCGCGGCCGTTTACACTGCGGTGAAGCTGAGGGACGAGAACGGGGAAACGGTGCGCCCGGTGCGGAGTTTCCGCCGCTAA
- the LOC109708280 gene encoding probable aquaporin NIP5-1 isoform X2, which yields MAEATENGTPNRSVPPTPGTPGTPGAPLFAGGRVDSLSYDRKSMPRCNECLPVDYSWAGPRTCLTDFPRPDVSLTRKLGAEFVGTFILIFGATAAPIVNQKYNGAETLIGNAACAGLAVMIVILSTGHISGAHLNPSLTIAFATLRHFPWVQVPAYIAAQVSASICASFALKGIYHPFLSGGVTVPSVSTTQAFFIEFVITFNLLFVVTAVATDTRAAIEWGINESGENIRARGGRGELQADMDIPGGPDSRCNHWRGRLHCGEAEGRERGNGAPGAEFPPLNPNAMVR from the exons ATGGCGGAGGCGACGGAGAACGGCACGCCGAACAGGTCGGTGCCGCCGACGCCGGGCACGCCGGGCACGCCGGGCGCGCCGCTGTTCGCGGGGGGGCGCGTCGACTCGCTCTCGTACGACCGCAAGTCGATGCCGCGGTGCAACGAGTGCCTGCCCGTCGACTACTCCTGGGCCGGCCCCCGCACGTGCCTCACCGACTTCCCCAGGCCCGACGTATCCCTCACTCGCAAG TTAGGAGCTGAGTTCGTGGGCACCTTCATCCTCATCTTCGGAGCGACGGCGGCGCCGATCGTGAACCAGAAGTACAACGGCGCGGAGACGCTGATCGGCAATGCCGCGTGCGCGGGGCTCGCCGTCATGATCGTCATTCTCTCGACGGGCCACATCTCGGGCGCCCACCTGAACCCCTCGCTCACCATCGCCTTCGCGACGCTCCGCCACTTCCCCTGGGTGCAGGTCCCCGCGTACATCGCCGCGCAGGTGTCGGCCTCCATATGCGCCTCGTTCGCCCTCAAGGGCATCTACCATCCCTTTCTCTCCGGCGGCGTTACCGTCCCCTCCGTCAGCACCACCCAAGCTTTCTTTATCGAGTTCGTCATCACCTTCAATCTCCTTTTCGTCGTCACCGCCGTCGCCACCGATACTCGTGCG GCCATCGAGTGGGGGATCAATGAATCCGGTGAGAACATTAGGGCCCGCGGTGGCCGCGGGGAACTACAAGCAGATATGGATATACCTGGCGGCCCCGACAGCAGGTGCAATCACTGGCGCGGCCGTTTACACTGCGGTGAAGCTGAGGGACGAGAACGGGGAAACGGTGCGCCCGGTGCGGAGTTTCCGCCGCTAAATCCAAATGCTATGGTGAGGTGA
- the LOC109707825 gene encoding COBRA-like protein 7: MEFRSCSIIHMLESCFLLLIIFQFAEGYDPVDPNGNITINWDFQTITDVYTVMVRIYNFQLYRHVEPPGWRLSWAWAGDEVIWAMTGAETTEQGSCSRFRGETIPHCCEKSPVIVDLPPGTPYNMQVANCCRGGVLSSTTQDPIKYASAFQMVVGNANARNSTVEKPSNFSIGVPGYTCSDAVDVAPSKFRHDNRRTTQALKTWQITCSYSQFRESDHPSCCVSLSTFYNNTIVSCPHCSCGCQSPITAPQCVRQSPFPLNSLFSPENEQPNFLHLLNGDDGSTTLPVVMCTQHMCPIRVHWHLKLNYREYWRVKVTITNFSVRQNYSNWNLVIQHPNLRSLTQVFSFNYRPLIQYGDTNDTGMFWGIQYYNDMLLESGENGNVQTEMLLQKDPAEFTFKGGWAFPRRIYFNGHECVMPPPDTYPILPSGCSDARRFLYLDGNLLSGPIPGELSSLRALAHLDLRSNNLSGPIPDLGPVRGLLYLQASDNALSGPFPGPGRLPASLLAASLRGNRLGGALRGASLAALPALRVLDLAGNALEGGVPGAAFAHPALEQLNLASNRLGGRVEEPADGAWSTSRLVAVELGRNRIGGALPGFFGMMPRLAAVGLEGNRFVGVIPPQYALRVAGLGLGEWAPFARLMLAGNYLIGPIPSPMEGLKEGSAVVTLADNCLLRCPPQVYFFCQGLPQKPAATCRAFNPGQPSPHLN; encoded by the exons ATGGAGTTTAGAAGCTGTAGCATCATCCACATGTTGGAATCATGCTTTCTCCTCTTAATTATTTTCCAGTTCGCAG AGGGATATGATCCTGTGGATCCCAATGGGAACATCACCATCAACTGGGATTTCCAAACTATTACTGATGTTTACACG GTCATGGTAAGAATATACAATTTCCAGCTCTATCGGCACGTCGAGCCGCCCGGTTGGAGGCTAAGCTGGGCGTGGGCCGGCGACGAAGTTATCTGGGCCATGACCGGCGCGGAAACCACTGAGCAGGGTAGCTGCTCAAGATTCAGGGGAGAAACTATCCCACATTGCTGCGAGAAGAGCCCAGTTATTGTGGATTTGCCCCCCGGAACTCCTTACAATATGCAAGTAGCCAATTGTTGCCGAGGAGGAGTGCTTTCGTCGACCACGCAGGACCCGATCAAGTACGCGTCAGCGTTCCAGATGGTCGTGGGGAATGCGAATGCCAGGAATTCGACGGTCGAAAAGCCGTCGAATTTCAGTATCGGAGTTCCGGGTTACACGTGCAGCGACGCTGTCGATGTTGCGCCGAGCAAGTTCCGGCACGATAACCGAAGAACTACACAAGCTCTAA AGACATGGCAAATTACTTGCTCCTACTCCCAGTTCAGGGAATCAGATCACCCAAGCTGctgtgtttctctctctacattctACAACAACACCATTGTCTCCTGCCCTCACTGCAGCTGCGGTTGTCAATCGCCGATCACGGCACCGCAATGCGTCAGGCAATCTCCATTTCCACTCAACTCGCTCTTTTCTCC GGAGAATGAGCAACCTAACTTCTTGCATCTACTAAACGGCGACGATGGCTCGACGACACTCCCTGTCGTGATGTGCACTCAGCATATGTGCCCGATTCGCGTACACTGGCACCTGAAATTGAACTACAGGGAGTACTGGAGGGTTAAGGTGACGATCACGAACTTCAGCGTGCGCCAGAATTACAGCAATTGGAACTTGGTGATTCAGCATCCGAACCTTCGAAGCCTGACGCAAGTATTCAGCTTCAACTACCGGCCTCTTATTCAATACGGCGATACAA ATGATACTGGGATGTTCTGGGGGATACAGTACTACAATGATATGCTACTCGAGTCCGGCGAAAACGGGAACGTGCAAACTGAGATGCTGCTGCAGAAGGATCCCGCGGAATTCACATTCAAAGGAGGATGGGCTTTTCCTAGGAGGATATACTTCAACGGCCACGAGTGCGTCATGCCGCCGCCCGATACGTACCCTATTCTACCCAGCGGTTGCTCCGATGCCCGTCGTTTC CTCTACCTCGACGGGAACCTCCTCTCGGGCCCGATCCCCGGCGAGCTCTCCTCCCTCCGCGCCCTCGCCCACCTCGATCTCCGATCCAACAACCTCTCGGGCCCCATCCCCGACCTCGGCCCCGTCCGGGGCCTCCTCTACCTGCAGGCGAGCGACAACGCGCTCTCGGGGCCCTTCCCGGGCCCGGGGCGCCTCCCCGCGTCCCTCCTCGCCGCGTCGCTCCGCGGCAACCGCCTCGGCGGCGCGCTGCGGGGCGCGTCCCTAGCGGCGCTGCCCGCGCTCCGCGTGCTGGACCTGGCCGGGAACGCGCTGGAGGGCGGCGTCCCCGGCGCGGCGTTCGCGCACCCGGCGCTGGAGCAGCTGAACCTGGCGTCGAACCGGCTGGGGGGGCGGGTGGAGGAGCCGGCCGACGGGGCGTGGTCGACGAGCCGGCTGGTGGCGGTGGAGCTGGGGCGGAACCGGATCGGGGGCGCGCTGCCGGGCTTCTTTGGGATGATGCCGCGGCTGGCGGCGGTGGGGCTGGAGGGGAACCGGTTCGTGGGGGTCATCCCGCCGCAGTACGCGCTGCGGGTGGCGGGCCTCGGTCTCGGGGAATGGGCCCCGTTCGCGCGGCTGATGCTGGCGGGAAACTACCTGATTGGGCCGATACCGAGCCCGATGGAGGGGCTGAAGGAGGGGAGCGCCGTGGTGACGCTGGCCGACAACTGCCTCCTCCGCTGCCCCCCGCAGGTGTACTTCTTCTGCCAGGGCCTGCCCCAGAAGCCCGCCGCCACGTGTCGCGCCTTCAACCCCGGCCAACCATCCCCTCACTTAAACTAA
- the LOC109708197 gene encoding uncharacterized protein LOC109708197 produces the protein MDSKAILASNTSYYLNTPGRRKAKFNVAKGLAIRSLVTNRSLGSPCAPLSTLLQRQNVRADAKERGEFGGNSCGRADFSEKGSEMFWVRFLGFHSKGVQSFITMLTPDQNQPALQEDTSSGDDSSEESSSDSSDEEESSDESSSDDEESDSDNDKAKPIKKPEKPKKPEK, from the exons ATGGATTCGAAAGCAATTTTGGCATCCAACACGTCATACTATTTGAACACTCCAGGAAGGAGAAAGGCTAAGTTTAACGTCGCGAAAGGTTTAGCCATCCGTTCCCTAGTTACAAATAGGTCTTTGGGCTCTCCATGCGCTCCTCTCTCGACGTTATTACAACGACAAAATGTTCGCGCAGATgcgaaagagagaggggaattCGGTGGCAATTCCTGCGGGAGGGCCGACTTCAGTGAGAAAGGAAGCGAGATGTTTTGGGTGCGCTTCTTGGGCTTCCATTCAAAGGGCGTGCAATCGTTTATTACCATGTTAACACCTGACCAA AACCAACCTGCTCTCCAGGAAGATACATCATCAGGCGACGACTCATCGGAAGAAAGCAGCAGCGACAGTAGTGATGAAGAAGAGTCATCAGACGAATCATCATCCGATGACGAAGAAAGTGATAGCGACAACGACAAAGCGAAGCCTATAAAAAAGCCTGAAAAGCCTAAAAAGCCTGAAAAGTAG